In Nocardioides sp. zg-1228, a single window of DNA contains:
- a CDS encoding FG-GAP-like repeat-containing protein: MRPLQSRLVTLCQQVLALGVVLVVLTPASGVVSLDIVGEAPGAPSASAAPAALMSATVPTKAVTPTVTEVPLTGESGGFAGLRGRSVAGGATQARVVSTPQPVDAFGAVGVTWGAGEVLEEDQITLRVRTRTGEEWSDWEDLEYHDEHGPDPGSAEAAGARPGTEPTFVGDVDDVQVEARTDGVALPDDLSLALVDPGSATRTETEAPAETASDDPSASYDEEYAAQDGSTPTTDGLALQSATVASRQQTVAQPTIYSRAQWGADESIRNKKSLRYGSINGGFVHHTVNANNYTEAQVPALLRSIYAYHVKSRGWSDIGYNFLVDRFGRIWEGRYGGIDRPVVGAHTLNYNDYSFAMSAIGNFDVVQPPDVMLRAYGQLFAWKLSLHGVNPASTAQTIGRGTFPAISGHRDAGSTACPGKYLYAQLPLIRTYASQAAPVVTTPTELAISEPAPQNNLDASPYPDLVVRRASDGRGLVLPTGGLTSFQKRIVVGKRGWDKRADVLVSPDLTGDGLPDLVTADKSGVVRIRAGKGNGNFGKTTRKMRLRNYSLLTAVGDINGDGRNDLAARFKGRLVTLLATSKGGFARKVTRKGYGDYRQLIGAGDVNGDGRADLLVRKKNRLFLQTGYGTGRFAAPRRVAGAWSGYNRIVAGDFNGDGRTDLVARSSKGTMMLKPGRGDGTFGAALGPATNLKSMRWITGVNLVGGAGADLIGVSGKQLVVVANRDTFELGSPIDTGVSFAGMDRILNAGDVNRDGFGDVLTRDVSGRLWLFAGNGTGALAQGQVLAEGWGGIEGLTAVGDVTGDGLPDLVGTPAGGPPTVWPGNGSSFNAGVPIKGGAVPSRAGLPSDLSGFDWVLEVQAMTLKGSADYVVRDRASGVAYVYSGRKKGVSDPRVLGEGLGAFDLAG, from the coding sequence TCCGGTGGGTTCGCCGGCCTGCGCGGACGCAGCGTCGCCGGTGGTGCCACCCAGGCCCGGGTGGTCAGCACCCCGCAACCGGTCGACGCGTTCGGCGCTGTGGGCGTCACCTGGGGTGCCGGCGAGGTGCTCGAGGAGGACCAGATCACCCTCCGCGTCCGCACCCGCACCGGCGAGGAGTGGAGCGACTGGGAGGACCTGGAGTATCACGACGAGCACGGGCCCGACCCCGGCAGCGCCGAGGCGGCGGGCGCGCGCCCGGGCACCGAGCCCACCTTCGTCGGCGACGTCGACGACGTCCAGGTCGAGGCCCGCACCGACGGTGTGGCCCTGCCCGACGACCTCTCCCTGGCCCTGGTCGACCCCGGCTCGGCGACGCGCACCGAGACCGAGGCTCCGGCCGAGACGGCCAGCGACGACCCGAGCGCGTCGTACGACGAGGAGTACGCCGCGCAGGACGGCTCCACCCCGACGACCGACGGCCTCGCGCTGCAGTCGGCCACCGTGGCGTCGCGCCAGCAGACGGTCGCGCAGCCCACGATCTACTCCCGCGCGCAGTGGGGCGCCGACGAGAGCATCCGCAACAAGAAGTCGCTGCGCTACGGATCGATCAACGGCGGGTTCGTGCACCACACGGTCAACGCCAACAACTACACCGAGGCCCAGGTGCCGGCCCTCCTGCGCAGCATCTACGCCTACCACGTGAAGTCGCGCGGCTGGAGCGACATCGGCTACAACTTCCTCGTCGACCGCTTCGGGCGGATCTGGGAGGGCCGCTACGGCGGCATCGACCGCCCCGTCGTCGGCGCCCACACGCTCAACTACAACGACTACTCGTTCGCGATGTCGGCCATCGGCAACTTCGACGTCGTCCAGCCGCCCGACGTGATGCTGCGCGCCTACGGCCAGCTGTTCGCGTGGAAGCTGTCGCTGCACGGCGTGAACCCCGCCTCGACCGCGCAGACGATCGGGCGCGGCACCTTCCCGGCGATCAGCGGCCACCGCGACGCAGGGTCGACGGCCTGCCCCGGCAAGTACCTCTACGCCCAGCTGCCGCTCATCCGCACCTACGCCTCGCAGGCGGCGCCGGTCGTGACCACGCCGACGGAGCTCGCGATCTCCGAGCCCGCCCCGCAGAACAACCTCGACGCCTCGCCCTATCCCGACCTCGTCGTGCGCCGCGCGTCCGACGGCCGCGGCCTGGTGCTGCCGACGGGCGGCCTGACGTCGTTCCAGAAGCGCATCGTGGTGGGCAAGCGCGGCTGGGACAAGCGCGCCGACGTGCTCGTCTCACCGGACCTCACCGGCGACGGCCTGCCCGACCTGGTGACGGCCGACAAGTCCGGCGTCGTGCGCATCCGGGCCGGCAAGGGCAACGGCAACTTCGGCAAGACCACCCGCAAGATGCGGCTGCGCAACTACTCGCTGCTGACCGCGGTCGGCGACATCAACGGCGACGGCCGCAACGACCTGGCCGCCCGCTTCAAGGGTCGCCTCGTCACGCTGCTGGCGACCAGCAAGGGCGGCTTCGCCCGCAAGGTCACGCGCAAGGGCTACGGCGACTACCGCCAGCTCATCGGAGCCGGCGACGTCAACGGCGACGGCCGCGCCGACCTGCTGGTGCGCAAGAAGAACCGGCTGTTCCTGCAGACCGGCTACGGCACCGGCCGGTTCGCGGCGCCCCGGCGCGTCGCCGGAGCGTGGAGCGGCTACAACCGCATCGTGGCCGGGGACTTCAACGGCGACGGGCGCACCGACCTGGTCGCCCGCTCGTCCAAGGGCACGATGATGCTCAAGCCGGGTCGCGGCGACGGCACGTTCGGTGCCGCGCTGGGACCCGCCACCAACCTCAAGTCGATGCGCTGGATCACCGGCGTCAACCTCGTCGGCGGTGCGGGCGCAGACCTCATCGGCGTGTCCGGCAAGCAGCTCGTCGTCGTCGCCAACCGCGACACCTTCGAGCTCGGCTCGCCCATCGACACCGGGGTGTCGTTCGCCGGCATGGACCGCATCCTCAACGCCGGCGACGTCAACCGCGACGGCTTCGGCGACGTGCTCACCCGCGACGTCTCCGGCCGGCTGTGGCTCTTCGCCGGCAACGGCACCGGCGCCCTCGCGCAGGGACAGGTCCTGGCCGAGGGCTGGGGCGGGATCGAGGGGCTCACCGCGGTCGGCGACGTGACCGGCGACGGTCTCCCCGACCTGGTGGGGACCCCGGCCGGCGGTCCTCCGACGGTGTGGCCCGGCAACGGCTCCAGCTTCAACGCAGGCGTCCCGATCAAGGGGGGAGCGGTGCCGTCGCGGGCCGGGCTTCCCTCCGACCTCTCCGGCTTCGACTGGGTGCTCGAGGTCCAGGCGATGACGCTCAAGGGCTCGGCCGACTACGTGGTGCGCGACCGCGCGAGCGGCGTGGCGTACGTCTACAGCGGCCGCAAGAAGGGCGTGTCCGACCCGCGGGTGCTGGGCGAGGGACTGGGGGCCTTCGACCTGGCCGGGTGA
- a CDS encoding TIGR03089 family protein, protein MVPPATFSEVLAAQLRREPGRPLVTFYDHASDERVELSVTTYANWVAKASGLLSDVADLERGMSLRIDLPPHWLSPVFLGAAWTLGLRVTTSDAPDAVVCGPDGLDRWAPRAATVPVLACSLRPLGVRFAEPLPAGVLDVGVEIWSQPDGFTAWDPPTGDDPATDDLSQRELFGPRAERPDDLTAAAGSVLTDGGRLLSVADPASPPGMATFTEPLARGGSLVLVRNPDPARLDGVYDAERATARV, encoded by the coding sequence ATGGTCCCTCCCGCCACGTTCAGCGAGGTGCTCGCGGCGCAGCTGCGACGCGAGCCCGGCCGCCCGCTGGTGACGTTCTACGACCACGCGAGCGACGAGCGCGTCGAGCTGTCGGTCACGACGTACGCCAACTGGGTGGCCAAGGCGTCCGGCCTGCTGAGCGACGTCGCCGACCTGGAGCGTGGCATGTCGCTGCGCATCGACCTGCCTCCGCACTGGCTCTCGCCGGTCTTCCTGGGCGCCGCCTGGACGCTCGGGCTGCGGGTCACCACGTCCGACGCGCCGGACGCCGTGGTGTGCGGCCCCGACGGCCTGGATCGGTGGGCGCCGCGGGCTGCGACCGTGCCGGTGCTCGCCTGCAGCCTGCGCCCGCTGGGCGTCCGCTTCGCCGAGCCGCTGCCGGCCGGGGTGCTCGACGTGGGGGTGGAGATCTGGTCGCAGCCCGACGGCTTCACGGCGTGGGACCCGCCCACCGGCGACGACCCGGCCACCGACGACCTGTCCCAGCGTGAGCTGTTCGGGCCGCGCGCGGAACGCCCGGACGACCTGACGGCCGCCGCCGGGAGCGTGCTCACCGACGGCGGCCGTCTTCTCTCGGTGGCCGACCCGGCTTCCCCACCAGGAATGGCCACCTTCACCGAGCCCCTCGCACGAGGCGGCTCGCTGGTCCTCGTCCGCAACCCCGACCCGGCTCGCCTCGACGGCGTCTACGACGCCGAACGGGCGACGGCGCGGGTCTGA
- a CDS encoding DUF3105 domain-containing protein yields the protein MAKQAKTDRQAVIDSIRSQQSKRENRRGLAIVGVCVLVAVVIVGAAAFKPVKDWWDLRAYASASLGEIGAKASVCQDVTTKSAEGNQDHVEIGTPMTYPDAPPAFGQHWNVWDSMDRKLYTKSDRPELGELVHNLEHGYTILWYDETIADDSEQMDHLRGIASKLQGTDNLRDKFKAVPWTSEDGKAFPKGQHVALTHWSLGGVGETDPTKQVGVWQYCSEVSGPALETFMQDYPYMDSPEPNAV from the coding sequence GTGGCCAAGCAGGCAAAGACCGACCGTCAGGCGGTCATCGACTCCATCCGATCACAGCAGTCCAAGCGCGAGAACCGCCGCGGCCTGGCCATCGTGGGCGTGTGCGTCCTCGTCGCCGTCGTGATCGTGGGCGCCGCGGCGTTCAAGCCCGTCAAGGACTGGTGGGACCTGCGTGCCTACGCCTCCGCCTCGCTCGGCGAGATCGGCGCGAAGGCGTCGGTGTGCCAGGACGTCACGACCAAGTCGGCCGAGGGCAACCAGGACCACGTCGAGATCGGCACGCCGATGACCTATCCCGACGCGCCGCCGGCCTTCGGCCAGCACTGGAACGTGTGGGACAGCATGGACCGCAAGCTCTACACGAAGTCCGACCGCCCGGAGCTCGGCGAGCTGGTGCACAACCTCGAGCACGGCTACACGATCCTCTGGTACGACGAGACGATCGCCGACGACTCCGAGCAGATGGACCACCTGCGCGGCATCGCCTCGAAGCTCCAGGGCACCGACAACCTGCGCGACAAGTTCAAGGCCGTGCCGTGGACCTCCGAGGACGGCAAGGCCTTCCCCAAGGGACAGCACGTCGCCCTCACCCACTGGTCGCTCGGCGGCGTCGGCGAGACCGACCCCACCAAGCAGGTCGGCGTGTGGCAGTACTGCTCCGAGGTCAGCGGGCCTGCGCTGGAGACGTTCATGCAGGACTACCCCTACATGGACTCCCCGGAGCCCAACGCCGTCTGA